A window of Glycine soja cultivar W05 chromosome 13, ASM419377v2, whole genome shotgun sequence genomic DNA:
TGACATTTATTATAActagtgttttattttattgcaagttttcaaataaataaaataattaacctaCCTGATGTGTTGGTGTGCATGTATATATGAACTTAATTTCACAAAAGTCATACATAAGAACTCGCTTCACCTAcgaagatataatttttaagattagCAAGAAAATTGAATTTCGTGCCCAAGAATTTATTGTGTGCATATGATCGATCGAACAAATATTGGACCTTCAAGAGCATACTTGTTGTTCAAAGAATAATTTGGAAGTTATGAAAATGTTAGGTGTACACAAAagaatctaaaaaattattcaagagATTTAAAGACATTGATTAAAGACTATGATGCACATGTTTATATTGAAAACTTTATGAGAAACAAGAAGTAAATCCATCATAATAATATTATGCATATGAGGCATATGGACAACGTCAATTGAAACATGTTTTTTGAGCAGATggtatttttaagaataaattagATTAAGATATATGTTTCgtcctataaaattttcaaagtttgttttttgttttacaaaaataaaaattatttattttttcattcttgcaaaattaaatatattactttttgACCCTAAAGTAAGATTTGGGCCTACCCAAATTTCACGTTCTTtataatttaaactttaaaatactATTTGTGGAagctaaaaaaatcttaattatcaatttggtttttaaattatttttaaagaatcaatttgattcttatgtttttaaaaatttaatttgatgtttaagattttttaaaatgcacCAACTAATTTAATCCTTTCTGTTCAATTATACTTACACATACCTTTCGAGTGTAAATTAAAAATGCTTATTTTTGGCGTGAACTCATTTTAAAACGAAATTGGGAGGTTTGTTTTAATTGTTTAGCAATCTCATCATTTCTGTAAGTTAAGAGTCGTTACACTACGCTCCTAGTTTAAccaaaaaagaatttataattacaattctaagtctcattaataaaataagttatttatgatcgattaaaatcaataatagaAAATTTACAAAGTTACGGTCAAGTATCCAAACAAATTTTCACCGTAAACAAATACGTTTGCTGCCTATATATCTATCTGTGTGTGTGGTCAAAGAgtgtttgatattttaattcattgttttaatatttaattaatattttaatttcttaaaaatttattacattcaTCTATTGTCAACTAATTTATATCTccagaggaaaagaaagaaaaaagtgtcaaacaaatatgtataatattattgaaatattCATGTATCCTTGTTAATTTTTCAACATCCAATGATCACTGAAAAGatcactttatatatttttccaatGTAAAATCTGTGGTTTATTTGAATAGTATACCTTTTACCATGTTGTCACTGTCAGCATTTGTCCTTCGTTGTTCAGAATAATTTCTAACTAACTAATTACGTACAAATTTTTACATTTCATATTTTAACATTTcctatattttcataaaatatcaaAGTACTCAACATATAACGAGAGAAtctctaaaaaaaacatatgacgagaaaagataaattaaaaaaaaaggagaaaaatatcagtaatcgtaaaagtaaatatataaaataatatgaaataattaaaaatgacttgTAGACATTCCCAATCTTTTTGATAACTATAAAGAGTAAGATTTTAGTGTTTGGTAGGTATGAAATAGAGAGGAAATAAGAAGCAaaggtagaagaagaaaaaattaagaaataaaaaagtgtgtatcccattcttttttatttcttcataaAAATGAAAGCAATTTATGCATAcaagaagttaaaaaatttgGCTCATCAAAAGGGGCATATCATGTTAATTTGATGCTATATAtggctttttatttattttattaatttctcttAAATTAACACTTCTATTTTCACTCGTTTTTCATCtactttcattcattcaatttctctcttctctatttctatttcttccTACTAATTACTTATATGTTATAAAAGTGTCATGATgtgataaagaaaagaaaaaaaaatagtaagaaaaattattaaataatctcACAACAAATAAACAAGTATGATAATTAAGTATTGTCGATCAATTCTCAATAACTAAACTCTATCAATAAATAGTGAAACgtgttcaattttattttatttttataagcacGTGTTGTCACTTAATAACACGTTCTTTTAActgaaattaaacaattaagTAACTAAATCACATAATTAAGATTACAATTGCAgctaaaaaaactgaaattacTGGCAGTTAATCCTTGCATCGTGTTTGCTTGTACTTTGTACTACCACACACATTTAGGtatatactatatttttattttaaaagattaaaaaaaaaaaagagagacagaGAAACAGAATAATTAAAGGCAacaataaaagacaaaaaggTTTAGTTGTTATAGCAACAGAGATATCCATCCACACGTGGATGTCAGTGCCGCGCCTCAGCGCGTGTTCATTGGTGTTTAAAagcagaaaaaggaaaaaagaagataacagagagagagaattaTATAGAAACCCCTTCCAATTTTCCATTATCATTTCCTTTCCAAACCCAAAACTCACTCACTATATACTCTTCATTCTTCGTTCCACTTCCATTAATTGCCCTAAtttcagaagaagaagaaaatgaggaatccatcatcaacaacaacaacagcagcaacaacaacaaccaagaCCAAGGTGAAGAACAATAGTAACAACAACATTGGTAGCAACAACTCTCCATGTTGTAACAAGGTTGGGTTGAAGCGAGGTCCATGGACGCCAGAAGAAGACGAGGTATTAGCGAATTACAtcaagaaagaaggagaaggacGGTGGAGAACGCTCCCCAAGCGCGCCGGACTTCTCCGCTGCGGCAAGAGCTGCCGCCTTCGCTGGATGAACTACCTCCGCCCCTCCGTTAAGCGGGGCCACATCGCCCCCGACGAGGAAGATCTCATCCTCCGCCTCCACCGCCTCCTCGGCAACCGGTACTTATATCACCTTCTGTTTAGATTCAGGATTTAGGGTTAGGGATGAAAAATTAGGGTTagttcttacattttttttctatctagggtttattaatttgttatctCTATACTGGATTGGCAGGTGGTCTTTGATAGCTGGGAGGATTCCTGGAAGAAcagataatgaaataaaaaactattggAACACCCATCTAAGTAAAAAGCTTATTAGCCAAGGGATTGATCCAAGAACTCATAAGCCTCTTAACCCAGCATCCATTAATGTTCCTTCTTCTTCCACTACTTCTTCTAAACCTCTTCCAATGATCATTACCAACAACCATATTAACCCTGTTCATCACGATCTCACCAACATGTTTAATCAAGGAGTTCATCAAGTTCATCATCTGGGTCAACATCACCACCAACCTCCAGCTTCTAATCCCTATGATAACCATAACCCAGTACCTGCTGCTGCCACCGGTGATGTTTCTGCAATGGCTTTCATGGACAACAACAACGAGGATTGCAACGATGATATCAACATCAATTATTACTCCGACGatgttttttcttccttcctcAACTCTTTGATCAACGATGATGCTTTTGCGGCGCAACAGCATCACGTGCAAACGGAAATCCCCACACCCAGTGAGCGTAGCATCATGAATCCACTTCCATGTGATGATCGTGTTGGTGGTCATCTGGGTTCAATCGCCACTGCTTCTGCAGCGCAAGGTTACGATGATGAACTTGGGGTTCTGTGGGAATCGCCACTCGTGAATGCTGCTACTTTCAGCCAACACGTTGACGATCACATCACCAAGAGGGTTCATGATCACCACAATCAATAGTATCTAATACTGTTGTTATTAGTTAACTGCTGCATCAAAGGGTTCAAGAATACTTGTGTTGTTGTCTATCCTGCTGTGAAAAGATGGAGAGAGTTAGTAAGAAGGACATTAAAGAAAGTTGTCAAGAAAGATCTTACATTAAATAATATTCTTGAAGCTAGCTATGGTCTTTAACCGAGATGAATAACGTCTAATAATTCATATAGTCGACCTTACTTAATGGAATAATTAAGCTTTTCGTTGTTGTAATTGTGTTGTTGTGGTGCTTCCATATATAAGTTATTGTTGCTTTTGTTGTGTTGAAATTTTAGTATTGGACTTGGTGAGTTTGGTGTGCTTAATTTCATGTCATGCATGTTTGCCTCTAGCTAGCTTTCTGCCCTTGATCTATTCAAAACAAGACAGATTTTAATGTATTAATGTACTATGATTTGTATTTTAAGTTATAGTAGTGCTTTACATTAAtggatttagttttttttttataacacattAATGGATTTAGGCAAGATGAATAGAATTGAGATTATTTGATACTACGTGTGTCTTCTCCACTTTAAATAAACTTCACTCTTCATCATTTAAAGGATAATTTTGTTCGTGTTCCATTTTGATATTCTTTGTGTGAACGAAAGAAGTCTTTATTATAACAATCAATTATGAGTTTGAAGATATTAAGATATCAAACTCTATGAATGATGTAATGATATATACATTATGAAATTATCCGTTGTGtaatatttactattttcttgAAGACAGAATCTAATTGTTGgagaaaaaatcaaatatgtaaTGGGAAAAATGAAAGCATGGAaattacaacatttttttatatcagcgtgtgtgtgtatatatatatatatatatatatatatatatatatatatatatatatatatatatatatatatatatatatatatatatatatatatatatatatatatatacacgagGTGTATCCCTGTTGGagggataaaaaattataaataaagatgGCCATTATATTTCTTCACAcacttaattaatataaaatgtctCCTATTTATTCTAAggaaataaaaagcttgagagCTTTAAATAATGACTACACTATAGCCTCAATTACATAATTCTTTGAATTAATACAAGTGCGCACATGCATGACTATCCACACAACTTCATCCAATTTCTAATTGTTGCAACCTCTAACAATCGTCTAGAATGGAAGTTTGAATTTACCTTCAAGGGCATGTTTGATATAGCACAAACATATGCCTTAGTAGTCTTTCTCCATATATGGAAACATAAGTACACTAGGATCTCTTGTGCAGTTTCTTGAAGTTTGCATCCCTTTATATTGCCATCATGAAGAGGGCAGCAGGTCAGCGGGTACAGCTTCACAAAGTTGAAGAAGCACAAATCATTCCTTACATTCTGAAGcgtaacaaagaaaaatttacGTTAATCCCAAGTGTATTGAGTGTATTTGGATAAGCTAATtcaataagtttattaatttagtcatcgcaaaaataacatataatatattgGCCGTACAAGGTATCTTAACCCTTCTATAAGCACACACATTACAAGGTAATGTTATTTATCTTAGTAAAGCATAAGATCCAATGATcattcaagaaaagaaaagaaaaagaaaaagaaaaacctttACCTTAGTAAtttattagattaaattaaaaattttacaagGTCTAACATTTGCAATGTCACCTTTTGaagataatattattcaatcatCTTTTCCTCGGGTTTATAACAAAGTGTCAAAGTCAACCTAGTATGACTAATCACCTACTATAATAATCGaccaatattaattattttataatactcTGACTTAACGTACTCTGAGTTCACCTATATTCATCTCACTTACTCTaatgttaaaaaagaaaattacccTCCCAAAAAAATGGCACACTTGAAGCATATGAAAttccacaatatatatatatatatatatatatatatatatatatatatatatatatatatatatatatatatatatatatatatatatatatatatatatgcatgatgCTCACAATGAAATCAACCTGTCTCTATAACATATAAGTGGAACTTAATTGGCTGAACCAGCATGCCATAAGAGCGCTATTGGAAAGCTATGGACATCGATCTGACAATAAAGTGAACTTCTTAGATTAACTAAGAAGCTCAACGTTTGGAATCAAGATGGTACATATAATAATGACtcaaaatgagaaaagaagatATATTGTTGAAAACTCTAGAAACAACTTGAATGGCTGAATATAGAAGAATCTATAAATTGGATGCCATATGTATCGAATGAAGGATGGTGATATAGCTCagatttcttctatttatttGCTACAATAATTAAAGCAAGTCTAAAAGTTAGAGGAGAAATCGATATCATCAATTACTTTAAGAAAAAGACCCCCACTCAGGATCTTCGTCAAAACCAACAACGAAAATAATCTCATAACTAATGTTatactgaaaaaaaaatgaagttttcaTATTGAGAAGCCGCCAAAAAGTGGTCTAAAAACATCAAGATGGTGCACATGATATAATATGTCAAAGtcaggaaagaaaataaagaatgtaAAAATATCCTATAAATTACTTGAGTGACCCAacatagaaaaataatgaagttaTAGGCTATGATTACTCAAAAGAAATAGAATGATATTAAATCTTAATtcttcatatataattatatgatttaaatttaattttcttaatcttatataaaatgttttttctcttttatatatataatgagaaatattatttacatgCATAAAGCTACATTCGGCTTATACACAATACTAGAACCAATAATCATGAATGAGagagaataaaagataaagagagAAGATGAAGGGATACAAAAAATGGACCTGTactacataaaaaaagaaacatgtgTCAAAGgctgagtaatttttttaatactattgaTGAAGAGTACCTAATCACCTAACCAAATTTGtaactcaaaattaattaacttccaACTAAATTGTAacttaatatttaattgtaATAGCTTCTTGCTAGCTGGAAGTGCATATTTGCACTTACAGATTccaatatcaaataaaatgcaACCAAATCAGCAAATTATGGATCATAAGTAGAAGTAGTCATGCATCTAGCCAATATAGAAAAAATGTTTAACCATAAGACAAAGGTTTCATTCAATCTACTTAACCACCTAAGCtactaaaagtaaaatgaacAAAACTTAACTACAGAAGCAGAACCTAACTCCATGCTTAATCATTTTGCAATCAGCAATTGAGAAACAAAGGCTTAATTACCATGTGATCATGAGGTAGAACTtagaagcaacaaatagttAACTATTGATAGTAGAAGCTAAATATGAGACATATTAACCACACAAGacagaaaaaaatcaaataaatatcaatGTTTCAAAGTAGAAGTTCACATCATTAATGCTTAACCACTAACAACAGAAGCAAACAATAGCTAAATAGTGTCAGGCAAATAGTCACCACCAGCTAGCCAACATGAGTCTAAATAAGCCTTCAGCAagtaaaattagaaaatcaGAGAACACCAAACGATTTCACTAGCCAAAACAAAGAAACATAATCTACAATAACATACTACTTCAAGAGTCTATCACCAAATACACGAGAATAAGGAATTACTTTACCAGCCCTGCATATAACAACTTCAAAATCCCCAACATTTGCATCAGGCAAATAGTCACCATAACGCAAGCTAAGCAAGCAAAGTCAAGAACTTACCAAGGAGCTCTAGCTCAATTGGTTGAGCGATCAAGATACATGAATTGTTATAAACTTTCTGATATCTATTTTCGATTCTTACACTTAAAAAAAGAAGTCAAAGAACTTGAGCATACTACCAATATATGATATTTCCGACAAATCCCGACACAGGCTTTTCCTCTCTATGCAAATGCATCACAGGTATCTCTTCATTCACATGCACCATAAAAGTAATGTTTTATTAGAAGTTAATTGAGTCAGTTGGATTAGTTGGAAAACCAATCAATGGCTagttattaatttgataatttcgGTTATATTTGTCATTTTGTCAAGTGAAGTCAATTGGCTACCAATTGCCCATGTATAAATAGGAGGACCAACTCGTTGTGGGATTAATTTTTCATTCACTCCAATAATAGAAAACATTCTGTTCTTTAATTTCTGATATTTATAATATGGTGGTATCATAAAACAAAGTCAAGGAATTGCACAATTTCCCCACAATTAACAAAATCCATAAGCCACCAACAACTAGGAATTTCTTCATATCTCTTCACTCATCTGATTGTGGCAGGGGTCAGAACACGAGCCTAAGAAGGTCGAAAGTGGAAATAAGACAATTTATTGTAACTATAATATTCCTTAATATTGGTCTCGTTTTAGGTTTGGAGAATCAGGGTACTAACTAGAGTTTTCGAGATAGTAGACCCTGATATATATCGGTTTTGTTTGATTACCCTGTACAACTGTATCCAATTTTCTACTAACTTTTCGTCCTTTGCATTTGGGTACACCTCTATGTTGGTCTTGCGGAGGACCAAGTCTCCCAAGATGAATAATGTGAGAACAAGATTGTCTTTCTCACAAACAAAAAGCCAATGTTCGGTGTGAACTTAAGGGATGCTTAATTCCGACATGAGTAAGAATCAAAATGAAGgttgaaattgtgattgaaaatGGTGGGTAATGACAAACCATGATGAAGATGAGTAACAATGCTGGTTGTTGGACCACACTCCAACGCTCAAGTAATAACATCTAAAAAAACTAAGAATGTGATATAGAATTAGTATGTACCTCTGAAAGGTGCAATTACCCACTTTATATTTGTATCACCTGACATCATAGACTCTAATAAGgcaatgaatttttatttttttctcacaagTATCTTGTTCAGAAGCAATTATGTATGAGATATTAAACACTAAATATAAACATTTCTTGCACGAGAGATTAGACAATGATTGctatcatttattaatttataaccaACTAGACTGTTTAGTTTATTATctcactattattattttttttttttaagagaatctCGCTATTAAGTTAGTCATTGAATTGATAGCCTTCGtgagaataaaatatatctaGACTGGATCTTCAAGTGGTTATTTATTAGGCCTCATATTAAACTAGACCTCAAtccaaaataatttcaaacatTCATGTCCCAAATTACTAATTAGCTATAGTAGAGATTTTAAGATTGGACCAAACTAACTAACTAGTATAACTTGATTAATCAAGAACCTGTTCACGGATTGATTTGGTCCATCCTTTTCAGTCCAATAGTTAATAAAttagcttctttttttataacaaaagttaacaaattaGCAATTAATCATTAAATCAGGTACAAACTATACCACACAAACCAATCATTGTTCAAGCTCTGTCTCaccaaaaatatgaaatttaatccTGATTGTCAAGCCCTAACATTGATAATGGCTTGGAGACCTGAACCAAACTTTCAACCAAAAATACACTCGTTATTTATTTAccaaatgatttattattttaaataaaaaatatatttattcataatactttcttaatttatatcttttttattaattcaactcttattattatttttgttttataacttataacatgattcttataatttaatttaaaatttaacttgagtttttttttatacattcatCTTAGtttactatttaatattttatatatatatatatatcattatcttAATCACACTTCAATCATATATGAATTAATGTGTTTATAGGTTTAATTTAAAGATATCGGCTATAACTCAGCTAAGAATGTTTAATTTATCAGTAACTTAGTATTTTCAGTTCAATAATtggttcaatttaaaaaatattgatcgtaattcattatttacttaaagaagtaaaaaagaTCCAACGTTTCAGTAACTCATCCCAACGTGAATTGGTATTAGCTAGATTTGGGTCATATTTAAAGTTGTATTGACTGCATTTGATATTACACTATATtttaaggtatatatatatttttaaaagaattaagaattaaaataacttatatgCGTTCTACGTAACATTCTAATGATATtacacttttaattaattcatttcaatattataataatgttaattttttgcAACTTGGTGATTATCAAACCAATACAAACATCTTGATTTTATACTTtcagaatattattatttttatattaatttttttttattacccaTAGAAATGTATTAGCCAAATCACTTTTTACATTCAAGTGACGATATcgtattgtttttaaaaaattattaacttaatcactctactttttttaaatgataaaattttcacGAATCCTACCAAAATCGACTCAACATCAACCATGACCCAACCTAATTTACACGCATttctaatcaattttaattattgtcaattatatataattatgcaaTCAAATAATTGTTCAACGCATTTCAATTTACACGTGATTGAAACTTGAaaggattaaaaagaaaagaaaaggtgaGATAATTATTACAGGCGGTTGATTGCATGTCAGAAAAGTTATTTATCAAAAATCTATCAATTTTAACTTCCTTGGAGAAATTATAAAGTCTGACAATTTTCCAAATATGGAAGGCCACAAATAATCTAACAAAATAGTAATGATCCTCAACTCAACTCCGACTCAAACTACCAGTCTTTGCAACTTGTATATTGACTTCGACTTTGCAAACTGATTTGACCgtttgatatacaaattttacTATGACTATTTGATTTGTTGTTACAATGCAATTTATGTATGAGAAAAATTAAAGTACACTTTTACAGTACCGGtcttttatggaaaaaaaaactttattttgtattattctACTTCAAATACTTATATCTGATAATAGTCTCAAACTACACAatctccttttttaaaaaaacaaaatcatagtACCATCATTACTTTTTCACATATACATATCTtggaaataacataaaaatgtggGAAAAATTCTAAATTCGAAATATTTTCTCTACACCTATATGCAAGTAATTGGATGGCTTGTACAACAACCTATTAAGGTGTGACATTCCATGCATAGACTTGTACACACGAGATGTACgtattaaatcaattaatattacaaataattatataaaatatttatgttttaaaattaatttatcacttaATATATATAGCAACGATGTATATTATTTGTACATGAATCtctttaatttctctttcaCATCTCTACGATCTTTTGCCGGTCAAAAACTTGAGTTTTAATTAGCTTTCTTTATTCACCAGAAACTGATATCTTAACTCGTTTTAAAAATCAGAAATGCTTATTTATGTAGCCATTAAACAATAAAAGGGATATCCAGAGCAACTAAAGGTATTCTTCTTAACGTACAATAGCAACAACAAAACTTCAACCTAAGATGATATGCAGATTATGCAAACACAACTACCATTAGGCCAAACCTTAGTAAGTTACTTAAGGTATTGTTCGATGTATGAAAATGAATTTGATATCAATTTTGGATTCAGTAACTTTTGCTACATTATTTAGTATGTATAGTACAGTACAATTAAATTTCTAATTCTGAATATGATAACTtcataaaactgaaaaataaccAAGCAATGTGAATTTATTCGCCTAGCATATTCTTTTTATATTCTTGCGGGAGAAGaggaaacaaataataatcaagATAAATAGTTGTTAACCCAAACAAAAATGTTAGAAATAGCACAAATACACGTATAGCTGGAAAATAAAACGCACAAACATGCAAACAAAACTAAGCATCCAAttcatcatgcattcattcgaAAGATTAGTCTTTAGTAGCTCTTAGTCAAAAAATACTCCAAGCAAACACAAAACTATTGTTGGATGGCAAGGACTCACTTGGAAAACTTGCAACATGGAGAACATCATGCTCGAAAAAGACAAAGTTGAGCATTCACTTCATGGTTGAAGTTGAGGCACACACATTTGAGAAATTGAGAGCCCTCCTCCCATCTTCATTACTCTCCCAGCTACCTCAACTTTGGATTCTCATTTTAATATCCAAAATTTGGATCAACCAGTCATGATGTGGAGAAGGGAAAGTTGATAAGTGAAGAGTTTGTGTTATGTATATTTGTTTTGTGACATGCTGTTAGGTCGGAGCAGTTGAGGAGTAGTAACTGAAAATCTATGGCTATGGCTAGGTAGATGCTTGCATTGGGAATTGACTGTTAGATTTGAGAGTCCAGAGAACTAAGAATGAAGGAATTTATTGACCAAGTCTAGCACTAACCAAAGTTACCAAACGTTCTTCACGCCATCCAAACCAACTTTCCTTTCAGCTTTCAAAGTCCAACACTGCTTCTCTCAAGCAGTGGCAGAGAGACAGACGGCACCTCTTTCAAGTTCTAACccacatttaattaattatcttgaaATTTGATTAAATCAATATCCACCGactccaaagaaaaaaaaatgataaaatggaATTACAATGATGGGAATATAAAAGTTTAGTGTAAATAGGTGAACACAATTTTACGGGAGATAGAATTATGGATGAAGAATAGAAACCTAAACTTAGAGAAGTTATTTTAACACTTGATGATAAGAAGCAACATGGCATGTTTATATAAACTTGGAAACCTATGACAAAATTGTGATCCCAGAATTTCCAGGACATACGCAAAATACTGTTTAAATCTTTGGAGCTGTACTAGTCAGCCATTCTTCCAAACTTCATCTTCCCTTCATCCAAGAAGTCAACCTGCTTCCTTTTCTTGGAAAATTTCATAGCACTTTGAAAtccattctgttcatcactAAATTGGGCAGCTGTTCGAGCCCGCAGTTCTTCCAAGCTCTCAGCTTCTTTCGCTCTCTCTATCACCTGAAAATAATAAGAGCTATTAGTTCTCAAATACTTCAAATTTTAACAGGCCTTCTCGATGCCCAATAAAAAAGCATacagggtgtgtttggtttaacaTTAGATTGAACAGGCACACATTCCCATGCCCATTTTGAGAAAAGTAGGAATTCATAGCTTTTGATTAAACAGCCATTTGGGGGCCTCCCAACGGAAAACCAAACACCACGCACTCACTAAATttctcaaattcaaaatttagtttCACTAACCAGATGCCTCCCATAGAGATGGGTGCTTGAAAGTGCTTTGAGG
This region includes:
- the LOC114381381 gene encoding transcription repressor MYB5-like, which produces MRNPSSTTTTAATTTTKTKVKNNSNNNIGSNNSPCCNKVGLKRGPWTPEEDEVLANYIKKEGEGRWRTLPKRAGLLRCGKSCRLRWMNYLRPSVKRGHIAPDEEDLILRLHRLLGNRWSLIAGRIPGRTDNEIKNYWNTHLSKKLISQGIDPRTHKPLNPASINVPSSSTTSSKPLPMIITNNHINPVHHDLTNMFNQGVHQVHHLGQHHHQPPASNPYDNHNPVPAAATGDVSAMAFMDNNNEDCNDDININYYSDDVFSSFLNSLINDDAFAAQQHHVQTEIPTPSERSIMNPLPCDDRVGGHLGSIATASAAQGYDDELGVLWESPLVNAATFSQHVDDHITKRVHDHHNQ